A section of the Solea solea chromosome 17, fSolSol10.1, whole genome shotgun sequence genome encodes:
- the gpatch2 gene encoding G patch domain-containing protein 2 isoform X3 codes for MSRAANLKTIGKAGTGWHFHRTMDELVHDLVSALEESSEQAARGGFGDGGDHALAVGCLLKRQARKRRGRKRRSDNPHPPWETGHLSEGSESSVEEHKDYRASTGGVSAANSHGRDNSDSDEQLGPKRRTPLTSDVGRNKRPLWPDDMGVLGSAEGTRSLRRRRKVKRMAVDPPVEPEPSSSNMLGPPPVPKARVGVRPHRLGLNEDRVAMELCGGSMGGKNRVKKRKLATIRLGVEAADEGVVVESEDPISSPVEGSKDKMELEEQKGSDEEMSDSETSSVSNSSDGGLYTNDEGRQGDDEQSDWFYEGDPGSATAAGGACGIAGVIPWWERETGSEELDLADPVFNSILTGSFPLMSPGQQRGFHARLSRLHGNQQASDVGMQGSSGQGFNDRLGRQTQDSHDRPWFSSGPRRDHGQLHWDPRADRGHRRSCSVKTASRQTSGHLGSLCTGDVKRRRKAAPLGSTAPPGVVGESAPPIPDTNMGSRMLQSMGWSPGMGLGPEGRGITEPIRATQRPKGTGLGFN; via the exons ATGTCCCGTGCAGCTAATTTAAAAACCATCGGCAAAGCGGGAACCGGCTG GCACTTTCACCGGACGATGGACGAGCTGGTCCATGACCTGGTGTCGGCACTGGAGGAGAGCTCAGAGCAAGCTGCTCGTGGTGGATTTGGAGATGGAGGAGACCATGCACTGGCAGTGGGCTGTCTGCTGAAGAGGCAGGCTCGGAAGAGGAGGGGTAGGAAGAGGCGCTCAGACAATCCACATCCACCCTGGGAGACGGGCCACCTCAGTGAAGGTTCAGAATCCAGTGTGGAAGAACATAAG GACTACCGTGCAAGTACAGGAGGTGTTTCTGCTGCCAACAGTCATGGCCGTGACAACAGTGACTCAGATGAACAGCTTGGCCCCAAAAGGCGTACCCCCCTCACTTCTGATGTGGGCCGAAACAAGAGACCGCTTTGGCCGGATGACATGGGTGTCCTTGGTTCTGCAGAGGGAACTCGCAGCCTCAGAAGGCGACGTAAGGTCAAACGAATGGCTGTAGATCCACCTGTGGAACCAGAACCCTCCTCCTCCAATATGCTTGGGCCGCCACCTGTGCCCAAAGCCCGTGTTGGTGTAAGGCCTCATAGACTTGGTTTGAATGAGGACAGGGTTGCCATGGAGCTGTGTGGAGGAAGCATGGGAGGGAAGAACAgggtgaagaagaggaaactTGCCACCATCAGGCTGGGAGTGGAGGCTGCGGATGAAGGGGTGGTGGTGGAAAGTGAGGACCCCATATCCTCCCCGGTGGAAGGGTCCAAAGACAAAAtggagctggaggagcagaaGGGCTCAGATGAGGAGATGAGTGACAG TGAAACTAGCAGCGTCAGTAACAGCAGTGACGGTGGCCTCTACACCAATGATGAGGGGAGACAAG GTGACGACGAGCAGAGCGACTGGTTCTATGAAGGTGACCCAGGCTCAGCTACAGCAGCCGGAGGCGCCTGTGGGATAGCAGGAGTGATTCCGTGGTGGGAGAGGGAGACGGGGTCAGAGGAGCTGGACCTCGCTGACCCAGTCTTCAATAGTATTCTCACGGGATCCTTCCCACTCATGAGCCCTGGACAACAGAGAG GTTTCCACGCCAGACTGAGCCGTCTCCATGGAAACCAGCAGGCGTCTGATGTCGGAATGCAGGGCAGCTCTGGCCAGGGTTTCAATGACCGTCTGGGTAGACAAACCCAGGATTCCCATGA CAGGCCGTGGTTTAGCTCAGGCCCAAGGAGAGATCATGGACAG CTGCACTGGGACCCACGGGCAGACAGAGGGCATCGGAGAAGCTGTTCAGTAAAAACAGCCAGCAG ACAGACCAGCGGGCACCTGGGCTCTCTATGTACGGGAGATGTCAAGCGGAGGCGAAAAGCAGCCCCCCTCGGTTCCACTGCCCCCCCAG gtGTGGTTGGGGAGAGCGCTCCTCCCATCCCGGACACGAACATGGGGAGCCGCATGTTGCAGAGCATGGGCTGGAGCCCGGGGATGGGCTTGGGTCCAGAGGGAAGGGGCATCACGGAGCCCATCCGAGCCACACAAAGACCCAAAGGCACAGGTTTAGGCTTCAACTGA
- the gpatch2 gene encoding G patch domain-containing protein 2 isoform X2, whose amino-acid sequence MSRAANLKTIGKAGTGWHFHRTMDELVHDLVSALEESSEQAARGGFGDGGDHALAVGCLLKRQARKRRGRKRRSDNPHPPWETGHLSEGSESSVEEHKDYRASTGGVSAANSHGRDNSDSDEQLGPKRRTPLTSDVGRNKRPLWPDDMGVLGSAEGTRSLRRRRKVKRMAVDPPVEPEPSSSNMLGPPPVPKARVGVRPHRLGLNEDRVAMELCGGSMGGKNRVKKRKLATIRLGVEAADEGVVVESEDPISSPVEGSKDKMELEEQKGSDEEMSDRCETSSVSNSSDGGLYTNDEGRQGDDEQSDWFYEGDPGSATAAGGACGIAGVIPWWERETGSEELDLADPVFNSILTGSFPLMSPGQQRGFHARLSRLHGNQQASDVGMQGSSGQGFNDRLGRQTQDSHEPWFSSGPRRDHGQLHWDPRADRGHRRSCSVKTASRQTSGHLGSLCTGDVKRRRKAAPLGSTAPPGVVGESAPPIPDTNMGSRMLQSMGWSPGMGLGPEGRGITEPIRATQRPKGTGLGFN is encoded by the exons ATGTCCCGTGCAGCTAATTTAAAAACCATCGGCAAAGCGGGAACCGGCTG GCACTTTCACCGGACGATGGACGAGCTGGTCCATGACCTGGTGTCGGCACTGGAGGAGAGCTCAGAGCAAGCTGCTCGTGGTGGATTTGGAGATGGAGGAGACCATGCACTGGCAGTGGGCTGTCTGCTGAAGAGGCAGGCTCGGAAGAGGAGGGGTAGGAAGAGGCGCTCAGACAATCCACATCCACCCTGGGAGACGGGCCACCTCAGTGAAGGTTCAGAATCCAGTGTGGAAGAACATAAG GACTACCGTGCAAGTACAGGAGGTGTTTCTGCTGCCAACAGTCATGGCCGTGACAACAGTGACTCAGATGAACAGCTTGGCCCCAAAAGGCGTACCCCCCTCACTTCTGATGTGGGCCGAAACAAGAGACCGCTTTGGCCGGATGACATGGGTGTCCTTGGTTCTGCAGAGGGAACTCGCAGCCTCAGAAGGCGACGTAAGGTCAAACGAATGGCTGTAGATCCACCTGTGGAACCAGAACCCTCCTCCTCCAATATGCTTGGGCCGCCACCTGTGCCCAAAGCCCGTGTTGGTGTAAGGCCTCATAGACTTGGTTTGAATGAGGACAGGGTTGCCATGGAGCTGTGTGGAGGAAGCATGGGAGGGAAGAACAgggtgaagaagaggaaactTGCCACCATCAGGCTGGGAGTGGAGGCTGCGGATGAAGGGGTGGTGGTGGAAAGTGAGGACCCCATATCCTCCCCGGTGGAAGGGTCCAAAGACAAAAtggagctggaggagcagaaGGGCTCAGATGAGGAGATGAGTGACAGGTG TGAAACTAGCAGCGTCAGTAACAGCAGTGACGGTGGCCTCTACACCAATGATGAGGGGAGACAAG GTGACGACGAGCAGAGCGACTGGTTCTATGAAGGTGACCCAGGCTCAGCTACAGCAGCCGGAGGCGCCTGTGGGATAGCAGGAGTGATTCCGTGGTGGGAGAGGGAGACGGGGTCAGAGGAGCTGGACCTCGCTGACCCAGTCTTCAATAGTATTCTCACGGGATCCTTCCCACTCATGAGCCCTGGACAACAGAGAG GTTTCCACGCCAGACTGAGCCGTCTCCATGGAAACCAGCAGGCGTCTGATGTCGGAATGCAGGGCAGCTCTGGCCAGGGTTTCAATGACCGTCTGGGTAGACAAACCCAGGATTCCCATGA GCCGTGGTTTAGCTCAGGCCCAAGGAGAGATCATGGACAG CTGCACTGGGACCCACGGGCAGACAGAGGGCATCGGAGAAGCTGTTCAGTAAAAACAGCCAGCAG ACAGACCAGCGGGCACCTGGGCTCTCTATGTACGGGAGATGTCAAGCGGAGGCGAAAAGCAGCCCCCCTCGGTTCCACTGCCCCCCCAG gtGTGGTTGGGGAGAGCGCTCCTCCCATCCCGGACACGAACATGGGGAGCCGCATGTTGCAGAGCATGGGCTGGAGCCCGGGGATGGGCTTGGGTCCAGAGGGAAGGGGCATCACGGAGCCCATCCGAGCCACACAAAGACCCAAAGGCACAGGTTTAGGCTTCAACTGA
- the gpatch2 gene encoding G patch domain-containing protein 2 isoform X1, translating into MSRAANLKTIGKAGTGWHFHRTMDELVHDLVSALEESSEQAARGGFGDGGDHALAVGCLLKRQARKRRGRKRRSDNPHPPWETGHLSEGSESSVEEHKDYRASTGGVSAANSHGRDNSDSDEQLGPKRRTPLTSDVGRNKRPLWPDDMGVLGSAEGTRSLRRRRKVKRMAVDPPVEPEPSSSNMLGPPPVPKARVGVRPHRLGLNEDRVAMELCGGSMGGKNRVKKRKLATIRLGVEAADEGVVVESEDPISSPVEGSKDKMELEEQKGSDEEMSDRCETSSVSNSSDGGLYTNDEGRQGDDEQSDWFYEGDPGSATAAGGACGIAGVIPWWERETGSEELDLADPVFNSILTGSFPLMSPGQQRGFHARLSRLHGNQQASDVGMQGSSGQGFNDRLGRQTQDSHDRPWFSSGPRRDHGQLHWDPRADRGHRRSCSVKTASRQTSGHLGSLCTGDVKRRRKAAPLGSTAPPGVVGESAPPIPDTNMGSRMLQSMGWSPGMGLGPEGRGITEPIRATQRPKGTGLGFN; encoded by the exons ATGTCCCGTGCAGCTAATTTAAAAACCATCGGCAAAGCGGGAACCGGCTG GCACTTTCACCGGACGATGGACGAGCTGGTCCATGACCTGGTGTCGGCACTGGAGGAGAGCTCAGAGCAAGCTGCTCGTGGTGGATTTGGAGATGGAGGAGACCATGCACTGGCAGTGGGCTGTCTGCTGAAGAGGCAGGCTCGGAAGAGGAGGGGTAGGAAGAGGCGCTCAGACAATCCACATCCACCCTGGGAGACGGGCCACCTCAGTGAAGGTTCAGAATCCAGTGTGGAAGAACATAAG GACTACCGTGCAAGTACAGGAGGTGTTTCTGCTGCCAACAGTCATGGCCGTGACAACAGTGACTCAGATGAACAGCTTGGCCCCAAAAGGCGTACCCCCCTCACTTCTGATGTGGGCCGAAACAAGAGACCGCTTTGGCCGGATGACATGGGTGTCCTTGGTTCTGCAGAGGGAACTCGCAGCCTCAGAAGGCGACGTAAGGTCAAACGAATGGCTGTAGATCCACCTGTGGAACCAGAACCCTCCTCCTCCAATATGCTTGGGCCGCCACCTGTGCCCAAAGCCCGTGTTGGTGTAAGGCCTCATAGACTTGGTTTGAATGAGGACAGGGTTGCCATGGAGCTGTGTGGAGGAAGCATGGGAGGGAAGAACAgggtgaagaagaggaaactTGCCACCATCAGGCTGGGAGTGGAGGCTGCGGATGAAGGGGTGGTGGTGGAAAGTGAGGACCCCATATCCTCCCCGGTGGAAGGGTCCAAAGACAAAAtggagctggaggagcagaaGGGCTCAGATGAGGAGATGAGTGACAGGTG TGAAACTAGCAGCGTCAGTAACAGCAGTGACGGTGGCCTCTACACCAATGATGAGGGGAGACAAG GTGACGACGAGCAGAGCGACTGGTTCTATGAAGGTGACCCAGGCTCAGCTACAGCAGCCGGAGGCGCCTGTGGGATAGCAGGAGTGATTCCGTGGTGGGAGAGGGAGACGGGGTCAGAGGAGCTGGACCTCGCTGACCCAGTCTTCAATAGTATTCTCACGGGATCCTTCCCACTCATGAGCCCTGGACAACAGAGAG GTTTCCACGCCAGACTGAGCCGTCTCCATGGAAACCAGCAGGCGTCTGATGTCGGAATGCAGGGCAGCTCTGGCCAGGGTTTCAATGACCGTCTGGGTAGACAAACCCAGGATTCCCATGA CAGGCCGTGGTTTAGCTCAGGCCCAAGGAGAGATCATGGACAG CTGCACTGGGACCCACGGGCAGACAGAGGGCATCGGAGAAGCTGTTCAGTAAAAACAGCCAGCAG ACAGACCAGCGGGCACCTGGGCTCTCTATGTACGGGAGATGTCAAGCGGAGGCGAAAAGCAGCCCCCCTCGGTTCCACTGCCCCCCCAG gtGTGGTTGGGGAGAGCGCTCCTCCCATCCCGGACACGAACATGGGGAGCCGCATGTTGCAGAGCATGGGCTGGAGCCCGGGGATGGGCTTGGGTCCAGAGGGAAGGGGCATCACGGAGCCCATCCGAGCCACACAAAGACCCAAAGGCACAGGTTTAGGCTTCAACTGA